A genomic stretch from Anaerolinea thermophila UNI-1 includes:
- a CDS encoding TolB family protein: MKPVSRFILAILAVLMLSACGSTPTRYLTFTIRAQNSEIWMLDTSNDKLLNLSNKSSDDFWQTWAPDGRYLAFTSDRSGNLDIWILDTQKEVVFNYTNNPEDEGWPAWSPDGKYLAYASNREGTYDIWRMNSDGSNRVNLTPGDGDDGLPAWSPDSQRIVFSSNRNGNYDLYIASVNGGELEQITSDEADDIMPAWSPDGKKIAFVSKRDGNSEIYLYDIASKGVTNLTKNPYNDETPAWYPDGSRILFVSERFDNQWDVYSMKPDGSEVRRLTHDELQEFHPMWRP, translated from the coding sequence ATGAAGCCTGTTTCCCGTTTCATCCTGGCAATCCTCGCTGTTTTGATGCTTTCGGCATGTGGGAGCACACCAACCCGCTACCTGACCTTTACCATCCGCGCCCAGAATTCTGAAATCTGGATGCTGGATACCTCGAACGACAAACTGCTCAACCTGAGCAACAAATCCAGCGATGACTTCTGGCAAACCTGGGCGCCCGACGGACGCTACCTGGCGTTCACTTCAGACCGCTCCGGCAATCTGGATATCTGGATTCTGGACACCCAAAAGGAAGTGGTGTTTAACTATACCAACAACCCGGAAGATGAGGGCTGGCCCGCCTGGTCGCCGGACGGCAAATACCTTGCTTACGCTTCCAACCGTGAAGGCACATACGACATCTGGCGCATGAACTCGGACGGCTCCAACCGCGTCAACCTGACGCCGGGGGACGGCGACGACGGCTTGCCCGCCTGGTCACCGGACAGCCAGCGCATCGTCTTTTCCAGCAACCGCAACGGCAATTACGACCTGTACATTGCCAGCGTGAACGGCGGGGAACTTGAGCAAATCACCAGCGACGAAGCCGACGACATCATGCCCGCCTGGTCGCCGGATGGCAAGAAGATTGCCTTCGTCTCCAAACGCGACGGCAACAGCGAGATTTACCTGTACGACATCGCCAGCAAAGGGGTCACCAATCTGACCAAAAACCCCTACAACGATGAAACTCCTGCATGGTATCCCGATGGAAGCCGCATCCTGTTCGTCTCGGAGCGTTTTGACAATCAATGGGATGTGTACAGCATGAAACCCGACGGGAGCGAGGTGCGCCGCCTGACGCACGACGAACTGCAGGAGTTTCATCCCATGTGGAGGCCATAA
- a CDS encoding alpha/beta hydrolase, with protein MTAKLHIHESMWSTPDQQSIYTRRWTPLQESVRAVIVLVHGLGEHCARYDHVAAFFAEQGMATFGFDHRGHGRSDGKRGHIPSYERAMQDIDHFLEEARRAYPNAPLFLYGHSMGGNMVLYYALARQPQNLRGVICTSPGLAVGTPLSPALQAVARVLYMVAPSFTMPNGLNLSHLSHDPQVVEAYQKDPLVTPMVSARLGLEMMDKGKWILEHAEDFPLPLLLLQGGAERIVSPDAVRAFARRVPPERITYREWEHLYHELHNEPEKAEVLNTMLDWLNRQISS; from the coding sequence ATGACCGCTAAATTGCACATCCATGAATCCATGTGGTCCACCCCGGACCAGCAATCCATTTACACCCGCCGCTGGACGCCCCTGCAGGAAAGCGTGCGCGCTGTCATTGTTCTGGTGCATGGGCTGGGTGAGCACTGCGCCCGCTATGATCATGTGGCGGCGTTCTTTGCCGAACAGGGCATGGCTACCTTTGGCTTTGACCACCGCGGTCACGGCAGATCCGACGGCAAACGCGGACATATCCCCTCGTACGAACGGGCAATGCAGGATATTGACCATTTCCTCGAAGAAGCCCGGCGGGCTTACCCCAACGCGCCGCTGTTCCTCTATGGGCACAGCATGGGCGGCAATATGGTGCTGTACTACGCCCTGGCTCGCCAGCCCCAGAATCTGCGCGGCGTCATCTGCACCAGCCCGGGGCTGGCAGTGGGTACCCCGCTTTCTCCAGCCCTGCAGGCTGTAGCGCGGGTGTTGTATATGGTCGCTCCCTCTTTCACCATGCCCAACGGGTTGAACCTGAGCCATCTCTCACACGACCCACAGGTGGTGGAAGCCTATCAGAAAGACCCGCTGGTCACTCCGATGGTTTCAGCGCGCCTGGGGCTGGAGATGATGGACAAGGGCAAATGGATTCTGGAACACGCCGAAGACTTCCCCCTACCCCTGCTGTTACTGCAGGGCGGCGCGGAGCGCATTGTCTCGCCGGACGCGGTGCGGGCTTTTGCCCGACGCGTCCCGCCCGAGCGCATCACCTACCGCGAGTGGGAACACCTGTACCACGAACTGCACAACGAGCCAGAAAAAGCAGAGGTGCTGAACACCATGCTGGATTGGCTCAACCGGCAAATCTCATCCTGA
- a CDS encoding tetratricopeptide repeat protein, with protein sequence MPLTHPQIAQTADIVLEVLGDLGLPGTKITRLVLQGIESVRASREAQEKLARLLEQAEEEFLEKARRQGMKNASEWVASMRQHDRPWFREGLKGLMESGDERQLENLLAQEFAREPQAKRAAHLYMMCVYHALVGYEDFHPILTVIQALQARENTEILLEKIDAMHQALNVLVGLPKNLITCPEPPIHFKDGHLDAQLSAFLLDARYRLVKYGGKAFEQALDDLCNWAKQLEGQSPPLGLRLYTAAGGSGKTRLLLEAALKLREDGWWAGFIGENNLSPQQAEILTQDCRPTFIVVDYLEMRSQAVLNLLKAMAKTISEQTRKAPLALVLAERHYPHWLKQETQRGSDPSYSGLVELYRLLDFKEHSLPTFTNPQERAEFFRTARDTLKSRLNLAGESIDYLPEDLSERPLYLLLLALHAAEGRSLRHPKNEQEILEHTWKREKDAYKRLLEPSFNEHGVGWALVESVERIETLRVLATLGVSFTDQRAVADFLDKHFDPIQGATGASLQVPWLAEQICRLFAGEGEGAAVPPIRPDPLADEVLWKALTGDKGLTLLRLTLPEMQDIADNPEGAGKRLRTLFEVLGRLFLTQDWEEAKQRGGQSEYPKLVALQAAEEARNLYRQLVRSNPQAFTPALAMSLNNLAAFYSALNRRAEALQAAEEARDLYRQLACSNPQAFTPDLATSLINLALRNSELNRRAEALQAAEEACDLYRQLARSNPQAFTPALAMSLNILAAFYSELNRRAEALQAAEEARDLYRQLARSNPQAFTPALAMSLNILALHYSELNRRAEALQAAEEAVQLRRQLARSNPQAFTPDLAGSLNNLANIYSELNRRAEALQAAEEARDLYRQLARSNPQAFTPDLASSLTNLALRYSELNRRAEALQAAEEARDLYRQLARSNPQAFTPALAMSLTNLAIRYSELNRRAEALQAAEEARDLYRQLARSNPQAFTPALAMSLNILALHYSELNRRAEALQAAEEAVQLRRQLARSNPQAFTPDLASSLTNLALRYSELNRRAEALQAAEEARDLYRQLARSNPQAFTPDLASSLTNLALRYSALNRRAEALQAAEEARDLYRQLARSNPQAFTPDLARSLNNLALHYSDLNRRAEALQAAEEACDLYRQLARSNPQAFTPDLARSLNNLALHYSDLNRRAEALQAAEEAVQLLTPFFVQIPEGFFPWMSVMIRVLESLKPRAPLMFPGEICQRLQTLSRHPHPQIAETARKILQRSQCA encoded by the coding sequence ATGCCGCTTACCCACCCGCAAATCGCTCAAACAGCAGATATTGTCCTGGAAGTGCTGGGCGATTTAGGTTTGCCCGGTACGAAGATTACCAGGTTAGTCCTTCAGGGAATTGAATCCGTGCGCGCCTCCAGAGAGGCGCAGGAAAAACTGGCGCGCTTGCTGGAACAGGCCGAAGAAGAATTCCTGGAGAAAGCCCGGCGGCAAGGCATGAAAAACGCCTCTGAGTGGGTTGCCAGCATGCGCCAGCATGACCGCCCGTGGTTCCGCGAAGGGCTGAAGGGTCTGATGGAAAGCGGCGATGAACGCCAACTGGAAAACCTGCTGGCGCAGGAATTTGCCCGTGAGCCGCAGGCTAAGCGCGCAGCACACCTTTATATGATGTGCGTTTACCATGCCCTGGTCGGTTATGAGGATTTTCATCCGATCCTGACAGTCATCCAAGCCTTGCAGGCTCGTGAAAACACCGAGATTCTGCTGGAAAAAATTGACGCTATGCACCAGGCTTTAAACGTCCTGGTGGGACTGCCGAAAAACCTGATAACCTGCCCAGAGCCCCCCATCCACTTTAAAGATGGACATCTGGATGCCCAACTTTCAGCCTTTTTGCTGGATGCGCGCTACCGTCTGGTCAAATATGGCGGGAAAGCCTTTGAGCAAGCCCTGGACGATCTGTGCAACTGGGCAAAGCAACTGGAAGGACAATCTCCCCCGCTGGGATTACGCCTGTACACCGCCGCTGGCGGAAGCGGCAAAACCCGCCTTTTGCTGGAAGCCGCCCTGAAACTGCGCGAAGATGGCTGGTGGGCGGGATTTATTGGGGAAAATAATTTATCCCCCCAGCAGGCAGAAATTCTCACGCAGGACTGCCGCCCGACCTTCATTGTCGTGGATTATCTGGAAATGCGCTCGCAGGCGGTGTTAAACCTGTTGAAAGCCATGGCGAAGACGATCTCCGAGCAGACGCGCAAAGCCCCGCTGGCGCTGGTGCTGGCAGAGCGCCATTATCCCCACTGGCTGAAACAGGAGACTCAGCGCGGCAGTGACCCTTCATACAGCGGACTGGTTGAACTGTATCGCCTGCTGGACTTTAAAGAACATTCTCTGCCGACCTTCACCAACCCACAGGAACGGGCAGAGTTCTTCCGCACCGCCCGGGATACCCTGAAAAGCCGCCTGAACCTCGCCGGCGAGTCCATAGACTACCTGCCGGAAGACCTGTCTGAACGCCCGTTGTACCTGCTGTTGCTGGCACTGCACGCCGCCGAAGGGCGTTCGCTAAGACACCCAAAGAATGAGCAGGAAATCCTGGAACACACCTGGAAACGGGAAAAAGATGCTTACAAACGCTTGCTCGAACCCTCCTTTAACGAACACGGGGTCGGATGGGCATTAGTGGAGAGTGTGGAGCGAATTGAAACCCTGCGAGTACTGGCAACGCTGGGTGTGTCATTTACCGATCAACGCGCAGTGGCAGATTTTCTGGATAAACACTTCGACCCAATTCAAGGCGCGACAGGCGCTTCACTGCAAGTTCCCTGGCTGGCGGAACAGATTTGCAGGTTATTTGCGGGGGAAGGCGAAGGAGCGGCAGTTCCCCCCATCCGACCCGACCCTCTGGCAGATGAGGTGCTCTGGAAAGCCCTCACCGGCGACAAAGGATTGACCCTGCTTCGATTGACACTGCCAGAAATGCAGGACATTGCCGACAACCCCGAGGGCGCTGGAAAGAGGCTGCGCACCCTCTTTGAAGTTTTGGGCCGCTTGTTCTTAACCCAGGACTGGGAAGAAGCGAAGCAAAGGGGAGGGCAAAGTGAATACCCAAAACTAGTAGCCCTGCAGGCCGCCGAGGAAGCCCGCAACCTCTACCGCCAGTTAGTCCGCTCCAACCCCCAGGCCTTCACCCCTGCCCTGGCCATGAGCCTCAACAACCTGGCGGCTTTCTACAGCGCGCTCAACCGCCGCGCCGAAGCCCTGCAGGCCGCCGAGGAAGCCCGCGACCTCTACCGCCAGTTAGCCTGCTCCAACCCCCAAGCCTTCACCCCTGACCTGGCCACGAGCCTCATCAACCTGGCACTCCGCAACAGCGAGCTCAACCGCCGCGCCGAAGCCCTGCAGGCCGCCGAGGAAGCCTGCGACCTCTACCGCCAGTTAGCCCGCTCCAATCCCCAGGCCTTCACCCCTGCCCTGGCCATGAGCCTCAACATCCTGGCGGCTTTCTACAGCGAGCTCAACCGCCGCGCCGAAGCCCTGCAGGCCGCCGAGGAAGCCCGCGACCTCTACCGCCAGTTAGCCCGCTCCAACCCCCAGGCCTTCACCCCTGCCCTGGCCATGAGCCTCAACATCCTGGCCCTCCACTACAGCGAGCTCAACCGCCGCGCCGAAGCCCTGCAGGCCGCCGAAGAAGCCGTACAACTGCGCCGCCAGTTAGCCCGCTCCAACCCCCAGGCCTTCACCCCTGACCTGGCAGGCAGCCTCAACAACCTGGCCAACATCTACAGCGAGCTCAACCGCCGCGCCGAAGCCCTGCAGGCCGCCGAGGAAGCCCGCGACCTCTACCGCCAGTTAGCCCGCTCCAACCCCCAGGCCTTCACCCCTGACCTGGCCAGCAGCCTCACCAACCTGGCCCTCCGCTACAGCGAGCTCAACCGCCGCGCCGAAGCCCTGCAGGCCGCCGAGGAAGCCCGCGACCTCTACCGCCAGTTAGCCCGCTCCAACCCCCAGGCCTTCACCCCTGCCCTGGCCATGAGCCTCACCAACCTGGCCATCCGCTACAGCGAGCTCAACCGCCGCGCCGAAGCCCTGCAGGCCGCCGAGGAAGCCCGCGACCTCTACCGCCAGTTAGCCCGCTCCAACCCCCAGGCCTTCACCCCTGCCCTGGCCATGAGCCTCAACATCCTGGCCCTCCACTACAGCGAGCTCAACCGCCGCGCCGAAGCCCTGCAGGCCGCCGAGGAAGCCGTACAACTGCGCCGCCAGTTAGCCCGCTCCAACCCCCAGGCCTTCACCCCTGACCTGGCCAGCAGCCTCACCAACCTGGCCCTCCGCTACAGCGAGCTCAACCGCCGCGCCGAAGCCCTGCAGGCCGCCGAGGAAGCCCGCGACCTCTACCGCCAGTTAGCCCGCTCCAACCCCCAGGCCTTCACCCCTGACCTGGCCAGCAGCCTCACCAACCTGGCCCTCCGCTACAGCGCGCTCAACCGCCGCGCCGAAGCCCTGCAGGCCGCCGAGGAAGCCCGCGACCTCTACCGCCAGTTAGCCCGCTCCAACCCCCAGGCCTTCACCCCTGACCTGGCCAGGAGCCTCAACAACCTGGCCCTCCACTACAGCGATCTCAACCGCCGCGCCGAAGCCCTGCAGGCCGCCGAGGAAGCCTGCGACCTCTACCGCCAGTTAGCCCGCTCCAACCCCCAGGCCTTCACCCCTGACCTGGCCAGGAGCCTCAACAACCTGGCCCTCCACTACAGCGATCTCAACCGCCGCGCCGAAGCCCTGCAGGCCGCCGAGGAAGCCGTACAACTGCTCACCCCCTTCTTTGTGCAGATTCCCGAGGGCTTCTTCCCCTGGATGAGTGTCATGATCAGAGTGCTTGAAAGCCTCAAGCCGCGCGCTCCATTGATGTTTCCCGGAGAAATTTGCCAGAGATTGCAAACGCTGAGCCGCCATCCGCACCCACAAATCGCCGAGACCGCCCGGAAAATCCTGCAACGCTCACAGTGCGCCTGA
- a CDS encoding galactokinase: protein MALLLPLYRRFKTSLFPNWFSQLYGQDPARLQEEQTRWLNLLSRFQQRFPGVEQAALFSTPGRTEVGGNHTDHNQGRVLAAAVDRDVIAVAAPASDGKIILASEGYPLLEVDTRDLSVHPNERGTTPALVRGVCARLAQLGYAVGGFRAVMTSSVPKGSGLSSSAAFEVAVATILNHLYNGGRIPALTCAQIGQYAENVYFGKPCGLMDQTAAAVGGFVSIDFAEPEHPAVHQVHYDFAHSGYEVIIVETGGDHADLTADYASIREDMQAVAAFFGKHVLREVSREELLRHLAELRRQVHDRAILRALHFFDDNQRVEEQVAALEANRFDQFLRLVRESGRSSWMLLQNGFSHRKPEHQGIPLAQAISEILLGERGAWRVHGGGFAGTIQAFVPKDQANEYIQRMEAVFGRGSCYPVSIRQAGSVRLDDGEGDSQL from the coding sequence ATGGCGTTGCTTTTGCCCCTGTATCGTCGGTTCAAAACTTCGTTATTTCCCAACTGGTTCTCGCAATTGTACGGACAGGACCCTGCCCGCTTGCAAGAAGAGCAAACTCGCTGGTTGAATTTGTTGAGCCGTTTTCAACAGCGCTTCCCCGGGGTGGAGCAGGCGGCTCTTTTCAGCACTCCCGGGCGCACCGAGGTGGGCGGCAATCACACCGATCACAATCAGGGCAGGGTGCTGGCGGCGGCGGTGGATCGCGATGTGATTGCTGTTGCCGCGCCTGCGTCGGATGGCAAAATCATCCTGGCTTCGGAGGGCTACCCCCTGCTGGAGGTAGACACCCGCGATTTGTCCGTTCACCCCAATGAGCGGGGGACGACGCCCGCGCTGGTGCGCGGCGTGTGCGCCCGTCTGGCGCAGTTGGGGTATGCGGTGGGCGGCTTCCGCGCAGTGATGACCAGCAGTGTCCCAAAAGGCTCGGGCTTGAGTTCCTCGGCGGCGTTTGAGGTGGCAGTAGCGACCATTCTCAATCACCTGTACAACGGCGGGCGTATTCCCGCGCTTACCTGCGCGCAAATCGGGCAGTACGCCGAAAATGTGTACTTTGGCAAGCCCTGCGGTCTCATGGATCAAACCGCCGCCGCGGTAGGCGGCTTTGTTTCCATTGATTTTGCCGAACCGGAGCATCCCGCGGTGCATCAGGTGCATTACGATTTTGCCCACAGCGGTTACGAGGTCATCATTGTGGAAACTGGCGGCGACCACGCCGACCTGACCGCCGATTACGCCAGTATCCGCGAGGATATGCAGGCTGTTGCCGCTTTTTTTGGCAAACACGTCCTGCGCGAGGTATCCAGGGAAGAGTTGCTCAGGCATCTGGCGGAACTGCGCCGGCAGGTGCACGACCGCGCCATCCTGCGCGCCCTGCATTTCTTCGATGACAATCAGCGGGTAGAAGAACAGGTAGCGGCACTGGAAGCCAACCGTTTCGATCAATTCCTGCGTCTGGTGCGCGAGTCCGGTCGCAGTTCCTGGATGCTTCTGCAGAACGGCTTTTCCCATCGCAAGCCGGAGCATCAGGGCATCCCGCTGGCGCAGGCCATCAGCGAGATTCTGCTGGGTGAACGCGGCGCCTGGCGGGTGCATGGGGGCGGTTTTGCCGGCACCATTCAGGCATTCGTGCCAAAAGACCAGGCAAATGAGTACATCCAGCGCATGGAAGCCGTGTTTGGCAGGGGGTCCTGCTACCCGGTGAGCATTCGTCAGGCAGGCTCGGTGCGTCTGGATGATGGCGAAGGGGATTCGCAGTTGTAA
- a CDS encoding sterol desaturase family protein, which translates to MAHYPIDHSDVPIRLFKSGFLEFFTHISPVVVVIIWLPVAVAFMALEVLSGGYAARGVGYLVGGFFVGVFLWTFAEYTLHRFLFHYQPKDPKWERIFFLFHGVHHAQPQCKTRLVMPPVVSIPMAFIMYGIISLIFSILLGLPHWVFPVMSGFIVGYLFYDLTHYATHHFPMRRGIWKYLKRYHMQHHYKTPNARFGVSSPLWDVVFGTKPAD; encoded by the coding sequence ATGGCGCATTATCCGATTGATCACAGCGATGTCCCTATTCGCCTGTTTAAATCCGGTTTTCTGGAGTTCTTCACCCATATCAGCCCGGTGGTAGTAGTCATCATCTGGCTGCCGGTAGCGGTAGCCTTCATGGCGCTGGAGGTGCTGAGCGGGGGATATGCTGCGCGCGGTGTGGGTTATCTTGTGGGTGGGTTCTTCGTGGGGGTGTTCCTGTGGACTTTTGCCGAATATACCCTGCACCGTTTCCTGTTCCACTACCAGCCCAAAGACCCCAAATGGGAGCGCATTTTCTTTCTGTTCCACGGTGTGCATCATGCGCAACCGCAGTGCAAAACCCGCCTGGTCATGCCGCCGGTGGTGAGCATTCCCATGGCGTTTATCATGTACGGCATCATCTCGTTGATTTTCTCCATCCTGCTGGGGTTGCCGCACTGGGTGTTTCCAGTCATGTCCGGGTTTATTGTGGGTTACCTTTTTTACGACCTGACCCATTATGCTACTCATCATTTCCCCATGCGCAGGGGGATCTGGAAGTACCTCAAACGCTATCACATGCAACACCACTATAAGACTCCCAATGCACGCTTTGGGGTCAGTTCTCCCCTCTGGGATGTGGTTTTTGGCACCAAACCGGCTGACTAA
- a CDS encoding lycopene cyclase family protein, whose protein sequence is MKKYTFIILGAGAAGLSLAYYLVHSKLRDQSILLIDREEKNRNDRTWCFWSSRDEVFSSIFYRSWEKIGFIHEEWQKVIPLGEYRYNMIRGIDFYQEVRQTLRARLNVDWITAPVTQIIDTPEFALVAAGGKTYQAEWVFDSRFDPNLIEKKPERYHYLLQHFLGWEIETLQPTWDSSIPILFDFRVSQETGFQFFYTLPFNENRALVEYTFFTPTLLSDEEYQRGLETYLKNVLRLDTYEIHDVEKGVIPMTDHPLPRRGGRRVMNIGTRGGRVKPSSGYAFARILRDSREIVRSLEKYGTPFRVPASPRRYAWYDRLLLQILYRQPQTGKAIFTALFKNNPPQRIFRFLDEEGSLLENIRLIASLPPVPFLKALLQVNFLRKI, encoded by the coding sequence ATGAAGAAATACACCTTCATCATCCTTGGAGCCGGCGCGGCTGGACTGAGTCTGGCCTACTATCTGGTACACAGCAAACTGCGGGATCAATCTATTCTGCTCATTGACCGCGAAGAAAAGAACCGTAACGACCGCACCTGGTGCTTCTGGTCAAGTCGGGATGAGGTGTTCTCGTCGATTTTTTATCGCTCATGGGAGAAAATTGGTTTTATTCATGAAGAATGGCAAAAAGTCATCCCGCTTGGGGAGTACCGCTACAACATGATTCGCGGGATTGACTTTTACCAGGAAGTCCGACAAACCCTCAGGGCTCGTTTGAATGTGGACTGGATTACCGCACCGGTGACGCAGATTATCGATACCCCGGAGTTTGCTCTGGTTGCGGCAGGTGGGAAAACCTATCAGGCAGAATGGGTGTTCGACAGCCGTTTTGACCCCAATCTCATAGAAAAGAAACCCGAACGATATCACTACCTGCTTCAACACTTTCTGGGCTGGGAAATTGAAACCTTACAACCCACCTGGGATTCCTCCATCCCCATCCTTTTTGACTTCCGCGTTTCGCAGGAAACGGGTTTTCAGTTCTTCTACACTCTGCCGTTCAATGAAAACCGCGCGCTGGTAGAGTACACCTTCTTCACCCCTACCCTGCTGTCTGATGAAGAATACCAGCGTGGACTGGAAACCTACCTGAAGAACGTGCTCCGGCTGGATACTTATGAAATCCACGATGTCGAGAAAGGCGTGATTCCCATGACCGACCATCCCCTGCCCCGCCGAGGCGGCAGGCGGGTGATGAACATCGGTACACGCGGCGGACGGGTCAAACCTTCCTCGGGATACGCCTTTGCGCGCATCTTGCGCGACAGCCGTGAGATTGTGCGTTCGCTGGAAAAGTACGGCACTCCCTTCCGCGTGCCTGCATCTCCACGCCGGTACGCCTGGTACGACCGTCTGCTGCTCCAGATTCTCTACAGACAACCCCAGACAGGCAAGGCAATTTTCACGGCTCTGTTTAAAAACAACCCTCCTCAGCGAATCTTTCGATTTCTCGATGAGGAAGGGTCGTTGCTGGAAAATATTCGTCTGATTGCTTCCCTCCCGCCAGTACCGTTCCTGAAAGCCCTTTTGCAGGTGAACTTCCTGCGGAAGATTTAG
- the pcp gene encoding pyroglutamyl-peptidase I, which translates to MKHWLITGFEPFDGSHVNPSAQIVTALSQSIFPEHFHGLILPVNAKTAPAILVENLQQIRPQAVLCLGEAAGRTAISIERVAINLMDFRIPDNAGEQVTDQPIAPDGPTAYFSRLPVRKIRDGLLAEGVPAELSYSAGAYLCNQVFYTLMHFLATHNMDIPAGFIHVPSLPEQAARRTSLTPSMSMELQIEAIRKVIEIVETENP; encoded by the coding sequence ATGAAACATTGGCTGATCACTGGTTTTGAGCCCTTCGATGGTTCGCATGTCAATCCCTCTGCTCAAATTGTAACTGCACTTTCGCAAAGCATATTCCCCGAACATTTCCACGGGCTCATTCTGCCGGTCAATGCAAAAACCGCTCCGGCTATTTTGGTGGAGAACCTTCAACAAATTCGTCCCCAAGCCGTGCTCTGTCTGGGTGAAGCCGCTGGCAGAACGGCGATTTCGATTGAGCGAGTCGCCATCAACCTGATGGATTTCCGCATTCCCGATAATGCCGGTGAACAGGTGACAGACCAACCCATTGCCCCGGATGGTCCAACGGCTTACTTTTCCCGATTACCGGTCAGGAAAATCCGTGACGGCTTGCTTGCCGAAGGTGTTCCAGCAGAATTATCTTATTCGGCTGGAGCGTACCTGTGCAACCAAGTCTTTTATACGCTGATGCACTTTCTCGCAACTCACAACATGGACATTCCAGCAGGGTTTATCCATGTTCCCTCTCTTCCCGAACAGGCGGCAAGGCGCACCTCATTGACTCCATCCATGAGCATGGAACTTCAGATAGAGGCTATTCGAAAAGTCATTGAGATTGTGGAAACAGAAAACCCATGA
- a CDS encoding glycosyl hydrolase, with protein MGILVFTAPEDDSFWRVGFGVSESLSSKQWANNLGAGWYLDWRALPRHALRSPQYWMMIRTFPDRNIPDLNSAAEIARTHPGNVWIIGNEPDNPYQDSLSPEEYAWRYEQFYSALKQADPTCLVAIAGVTQPSELRMRYLERVLSAYQKRAGVPMPVDIWTVHGYVLREERGNWGAEIPPGMDEITQGLLIEPEKHGEIALFKSQILAFRTWMKLQGYQDTPLVITEMGILLPEEFGYTPDAVADYLSETFSWLNTAIDPEIGYRADEGRLVQRWAWFSLADRTFPVSNLLDPSSGELTPAGKAFQTFTRSHSR; from the coding sequence ATGGGGATACTTGTTTTCACTGCTCCAGAGGATGATTCTTTCTGGCGGGTTGGCTTTGGAGTTTCGGAGTCTCTTTCTTCCAAGCAATGGGCGAACAATTTAGGAGCCGGCTGGTATCTGGACTGGCGTGCCTTACCCCGCCATGCCTTGCGTTCCCCTCAATACTGGATGATGATACGCACGTTTCCCGATCGAAATATTCCAGACCTGAACAGTGCCGCGGAAATTGCCCGAACGCATCCGGGAAATGTCTGGATCATCGGAAATGAGCCGGACAACCCTTATCAGGATTCTCTTTCCCCTGAAGAGTATGCTTGGCGTTATGAGCAGTTTTATTCCGCGCTCAAGCAGGCGGATCCTACCTGTCTGGTTGCCATTGCAGGGGTAACCCAGCCTTCGGAGTTGCGCATGCGTTATCTGGAGCGTGTTCTTTCTGCATACCAGAAGCGCGCAGGAGTCCCCATGCCTGTGGACATTTGGACGGTACATGGGTATGTGTTGAGAGAGGAAAGAGGAAATTGGGGGGCGGAGATTCCCCCTGGCATGGATGAAATTACGCAGGGTTTATTGATTGAACCAGAAAAACACGGAGAGATTGCTCTTTTCAAAAGCCAAATCCTGGCTTTTCGAACCTGGATGAAACTGCAAGGTTATCAGGACACTCCACTGGTCATCACTGAAATGGGGATTTTACTTCCGGAAGAATTTGGTTACACACCGGATGCTGTGGCGGACTATCTGAGCGAGACTTTTTCCTGGCTGAATACAGCAATTGACCCCGAGATTGGCTATCGGGCGGACGAAGGCAGACTGGTACAACGCTGGGCATGGTTCAGCCTGGCAGATAGAACGTTTCCCGTTTCTAACCTGTTGGATCCTTCCAGCGGCGAACTCACCCCTGCAGGAAAGGCTTTTCAAACCTTTACCCGCTCACATTCTCGCTGA